A stretch of Candidatus Binatus sp. DNA encodes these proteins:
- a CDS encoding cell envelope integrity protein TolA, which produces MAARDHNGDEQPSRAGYLAAILISALGHVAIIALVVFVAPMYMKAPEAAPPAYTVKIVDDIPAGDLGTHLPRINRNRKEAKAEPKPEEPKVKIEEPKPPELAPDDDKNAIALNTKIEATLTPTPTPEPTPEPTVQPTPVPTERAKPTPKETHTPHAKGSPKSSLKSSPQPAKRAPKSAPSIVIAKAESTPSVEDRLATVKRKLLEEHLKNEKKRAAEDDDRDDEDTGEEAPPGPKGGGPVAGKVASAGRGMGIGPGTGSAGIQQDLDFLLYYQTVQDQIKKAWNFYGGSNELTATVDFSIGPDGALTAVKIGKSSKDSAFDDSVIRAIRRAAPFPPPPDKFRDRFGAGIEALFQLGELKS; this is translated from the coding sequence GTGGCAGCGCGGGACCATAACGGCGACGAACAGCCGTCGCGCGCCGGCTACCTCGCCGCGATCCTGATCTCCGCGCTCGGCCATGTCGCGATCATCGCGCTGGTGGTCTTCGTCGCGCCGATGTACATGAAGGCGCCCGAAGCCGCGCCGCCGGCCTACACGGTGAAAATCGTCGATGACATCCCGGCCGGCGACCTCGGCACTCATCTGCCGCGAATCAATCGCAATCGAAAGGAAGCGAAGGCCGAGCCCAAACCGGAGGAGCCGAAGGTCAAGATCGAGGAGCCGAAGCCGCCGGAGTTGGCGCCCGACGACGACAAGAATGCGATCGCGCTGAATACCAAGATCGAAGCGACGCTCACGCCCACGCCGACTCCCGAGCCCACGCCTGAGCCGACTGTACAGCCCACTCCGGTGCCCACTGAGCGCGCCAAGCCGACGCCGAAGGAGACGCATACGCCACACGCGAAAGGGTCGCCGAAATCGTCACTTAAGTCGTCGCCGCAGCCGGCCAAGCGCGCACCCAAATCGGCGCCGTCGATCGTAATCGCGAAGGCCGAATCGACGCCGAGCGTCGAGGATCGGCTCGCGACGGTGAAGCGAAAATTACTGGAAGAGCATCTGAAGAACGAGAAGAAGCGCGCCGCGGAGGATGACGACCGCGACGACGAGGATACCGGCGAGGAAGCGCCGCCGGGGCCGAAAGGCGGCGGGCCGGTCGCGGGCAAAGTCGCGAGCGCGGGGCGCGGAATGGGAATCGGACCGGGGACCGGCAGCGCGGGGATTCAACAGGACCTCGATTTTCTGCTCTACTATCAAACGGTGCAGGATCAGATTAAGAAGGCGTGGAACTTTTACGGCGGCAGCAATGAATTGACCGCGACCGTCGATTTCTCGATCGGTCCCGACGGCGCGCTGACGGCGGTCAAGATCGGCAAGAGTTCCAAAGATTCCGCCTTCGACGATTCGGTGATTCGCGCGATCCGCCGCGCCGCGCCGTTCCCGCCGCCGCCCGACAAGTTTCGCGATCGTTTCGGCGCGGGGATCGAGGCGCTGTTCCAGCTCGGCGAGCTAAAATCATAG